Proteins from a single region of Pyrus communis chromosome 6, drPyrComm1.1, whole genome shotgun sequence:
- the LOC137737743 gene encoding polygalacturonase At1g48100-like, translating into MSEFSFRSITFMLVIAFLVWSSNFDACMGRRGRHWRQSRASFTSLSKKKGKSNHGGSGGGHYHSGSGSKPKPPSHKKAPSPPRNKAQPPPHNKAPSPPQYKAPPPPQKGSSTYNVLDFGAKGNGGTDDTKAFQAAWAAACKVEASSIVVPAGYQFLVGPISFSGPYCQKNILFQLDGTILAPTDSKSWGKGLLQWLEFTKLNGITVQGKGVIDGRGSPWWQDTPYGDPIDDDFKLIVPLNSSVQQRPPMPIRSELSGKMPSIKPTALRFYGSFNVTVTGITIQNSPQCHLKFDNCQGVLVHDMSVSSPGDSPNTDGIHLQNSQRVLIHSTTLACGDDCISIQTGCSDVYIHNVNCGPGHGISIGGLGKGNTKACVSNITVRDIMMHNTMNGVRVKTWQGGSGSVQGVLFSNIQVSEVQLPIVIDQFYCDKTTCKNQTSAVALSGITYERIRGTYTVKPVHFACSDSLPCVDVTLNGIQLKPLQEKYHLYNPFCWQTFGELRTPTVPPIGCLQLGKPSGNQINSNRDAC; encoded by the exons ATGAGTGAGTTCAGTTTCAGAAGCATCACATTCATGCTAGTAATTGCATTTCTGGTTTGGTCGTCGAATTTCGACGCTTGCATGGGGAGAAGAGGCCGGCATTGGAGGCAAAGCAGGGCATCCTTTACTTCtctttcaaagaaaaaaggaaaaagcaaCCACGGCGGCAGCGGCGGCGGCCACTACCACAGCGGTAGTGGATCAAAACCCAAGCCCCCATCTCATAAAAAGGCACCATCTCCACCTCGTAACAAGGCACAGCCTCCACCTCATAACAAGGCACCATCGCCACCTCAATATAAagctccaccaccaccacagaAGGGTTCCTCCACTTATAATGTGCTAGATTTTGGTGCTAAGGGTAACGGCGGTACCGACGACACAAAG GCATTCCAAGCTGCATGGGCCGCTGCTTGTAAAGTCGAGGCATCAAGCATCGTTGTTCCAGCCGGTTATCAGTTCCTTGTGGGCCCCATCTCATTCTCCGGCCCTTACTGCCAGAAAAACATTTTATTTCAg ttagATGGCACGATACTAGCGCCGACGGACTCGAAATCCTGGGGCAAAGGCCTGCTGCAATGGCTTGAATTTACAAAGCTAAATGGAATCACAGTACAGGGAAAGGGAGTGATTGATGGAAGAGGCTCGCCTTGGTGGCAAGACACTCCCTACGGAGACCCTATAGATGATGATTTCAAGCTCATTGTGCCACTAAACAGCTCAGTCCAACAACGCCCGCCAATGCCG ATAAGAAGCGAGCTGAGCGGGAAAATGCCAAGCATCAAACCGACT GCACTGCGGTTTTATGGGAGTTTTAATGTCACGGTTACAGGCATAACGATTCAGAATAGCCCCCAATGCCATCTCAAATTCGACAACTGCCAGGGAGTGCTGGTCCATGATATGAGCGTCTCGTCCCCTGGGGACAGTCCCAACACAGATGGAATTCACCTCCAGAACTCCCAAAGAGTGCTCATCCACTCCACCACTCTTGCTTGCG GAGATGACTGTATTTCCATACAAACTGGATGCTCCgatgtatatatacacaacGTGAACTGTGGACCAGGGCATGGAATCAGCATTGGAGGTTTAGGAAAGGGCAACACGAAAGCATGTGTTTCAAACATTACCGTTCGAGACATCATGATGCACAACACGATGAATGGTGTCAGAGTCAAGACATGGCAG GGTGGATCAGGGTCTGTTCAGGGAGTGCTGTTCTCAAACATTCAAGTTTCTGAGGTTCAACTCCCCATTGTGATTGACCAATTCTACTGTGACAAAACCACATGCAAAAACCAAACATCAGCTGTGGCTCTTTCGGGAATCACCTACGAGAGAATAAGAGGAACTTACACCGTAAAACCAGTACACTTTGCCTGTAGTGACAGCCTACCCTGCGTAGATGTAACACTAAATGGTATACAGCTAAAGCCATTGCAAGAAAAGTATCACCTGTACAACCCCTTCTGCTGGCAGACGTTTGGGGAGTTGAGAACCCCAACAGTCCCACCCATTGGTTGTTTACAGCTTGGCAAGCCATCAGGCAACCAAATAAATTCAAATCGCGATGCGTGTTGA
- the LOC137736823 gene encoding 1,4-dihydroxy-2-naphthoyl-CoA synthase, peroxisomal-like gives MAEGLKKHVMTTATRRVASIANHLIPAHLSPGSAAISLSNASMNDSYHRTHGEVSTHRVVWENARDVSGDEFTDIIYEKAIGEAIAKVTINRPERRNAFRPQTVKELIRAFNDARDDGSIGVVILTGTGTKAFCSGGDQALRGKDGYSDYDDFGRLNVLDLQVQIRRLPKPVIAMVAGYAVGGGHVLHMVCDLTIAADNAIFGQTGPKVGSFDAGYGSSIMSRLVGPKKAREMWFMARFYTAAEAEKMGLVNTVVPLETLEQETVKWCREMLRNSPTALRVLKSALNAVDDGHAGLQQLAGDATLLFYGTEEGNEGKTAYMQRRRPDFSKFPRRP, from the exons ATGGCAGAGGGCTTAAAGAAGCACGTCATGACCACCGCGACTAGGAGGGTGGCCTCCATCGCCAACCACCTCATTCCGGCCCATTTATCTCCCGGCTCCGCCGCAATTTCTCTCTCCAACGCCTCCATGAACGACAGCTACCACCGCACCCACGGCGAGGTCTCGACTCACCGAGTTGTTTGGGAAAATGCTCGCGACGTTTCCGGCGACGAATTCACTGATATTATATACGAGAAAGCCATCGGCGAAGCCATTGCAAAG GTTACGATTAATAGGCCGGAGAGAAGAAATGCGTTCCGGCCGCAGACTGTGAAGGAGCTGATTCGCGCGTTTAATGATGCCAGGGACGACGGCTCTATAGGCGTCGTCATTCTTACCGGGACG GGAACCAAAGCATTCTGCAGTGGCGGTGATCAGGCTTTGAGAGGAAAAGATGGTTATTCTGATTACGATGATTTTGGCCGTCTTAACGTGTTAGATTTGCAG GTCCAGATTCGACGTCTTCCAAAGCCAGTAATAGCCATG GTGGCCGGTTATGCTGTTGGGGGAGGACATGTGTTACACATGGTCTGTGATCTAACCATTGCAGCAGACAATGCTATTTTCGGCCAGACTGGTCCTAAG GTTGGAAGCTTTGACGCTGGTTATGGGAGTTCCATCATGTCCCGTTTG GTCGGGCCTAAAAAAGCACGAGAAATGTGGTTTATGGCAAGGTTTTACACAGCTGCTGAAGCAGAGAAAATGGGACTTGTTAACACTGTTGTACCA CTGGAGACTTTAGAGCAAGAAACGGTTAAATGGTGtcgagaaatgctaagaaacAGCCCAACTGCGCTTCGGGTGCTGAAGTCTGCTCTTAATGCAGTTGACGACGGTCATGCTGGACTGCAG CAACTTGCTGGAGATGCCACGCTCTTATTCTATGGCACTGAGGAAGGTAACGAGGGGAAGACGGCTTATATGCAGCGCAGACGTCCAGATTTCTCAAAGTTTCCCAGGAGACCTTAA
- the LOC137736824 gene encoding phosphatidylinositol 3-kinase, root isoform has product MSGNEFRFFLSCDINLPVTFRIERLEGSLPPLKSPSSDVDPTSATEERRPELYVECALYIDGAPFGLPTRTRLESSGPLYCWNELITLSTKYRDLTGHSQLALTVWDVSCGKDEGLVGGATILLFNSKKQLKTGKQKLRLWKGKVADGSFPTSTPGKVPRHERGELERLEKLMNRYERGQIQCVDWLDRLAFKAMERIKERESCKNGSLHLYLVVDFCSFEHRVVFQESGTNFLLPSPIASSNEIVTVWDPEVGKINPSENKQLKLARSLTRGIIDRDLKPSSNERKSIHWILKYPPTRTLSGDERQLLWKFRFSLMSEKRALTKFLRCVEWSDVQEAKQALELMGKWSMIDVCDALELLSPVFESEEVRAYAVSVLERADDEELQCYLLQLVQALRFERSDKSRLSHFLVQRALRNIELASFLRWYVAVELHDPAYAKRFYCTYEILEENMMKLPAGVQGDEDGFKLWQSLVRQTELTAQLCSIMRDVRNVRGNTQKKIEKLRQLLSGLLSELTYFEEPIRSPLAPGVLITGIVPSESSIFKSALHPLRLTFRAANGGSCKIIFKKGDDIRQDQLVVQMVYLMDRLLKLENLDLHLTPYRVLATGQDEGMLEFIPSRSLAQILSEHRSITSYLQKFHPDEHGPFGITATCLETFIKSCAGYSVITYILGIGDRHLDNLLLVDDGRLFHVDFGFILGRDPKPFPPPMKLCKEMVEAMGGAESQYYTRFKSYCCEAYNIIRKSSNLILNLFHLMAGSNIPDIASDPEKGILKLQEKFRLDLDDEACIHFFQDLINESVSALFPQMVETIHRWAQYWR; this is encoded by the exons ATGAGCGGGAACGAGTTCCGCTTCTTCCTGTCCTGCGACATCAACCTCCCGGTAACCTTCCGGATCGAACGGCTAGAAGGATCCCTGCCTCCCCTCAAGTCACCTAGCTCCG ACGTTGACCCCACTTCCGCGACAGAAGAGAGAAGACCAGAGCTGTACGTGGAGTGCGCATTGTACATTGATGGTGCTCCGTTTGGGCTTCCGACTAGGACAAG GTTGGAATCTTCAGGGCCATTATATTGTTGGAACGAACTCATTACTCTGAGTACGAAATACCGAGACTTAACCGGTCACTCACAACTTGCTTTGACA GTTTGGGATGTTTCATGTGGGAAGGATGAAGGGTTGGTTGGTGGTGCTACAATTCTTCTTTTTAATAGCAAAAAGCAACTCAAAACTGGGAAGCAAAAGCTGAGGCTTTGGAAGGGAAAAGTAGCAGATGGATCGTTTCCTACTTCTACTCCTGGAAAG gtccCCAGGCATGAGCGTGGGGAGTTGGAACGCTTGGAGAAGCTAATGAATAGGTATGAGAGGGGGCAGATCCAATGTGTTGATTGGCTGGACCGCCTGGCTTTTAAAGCTATGGAGAGAATAAAGGAACGTGAAAGCTGTAAAAATGGAAGTTTGCATTTATACCTGGTTGTCGATTTCTGTAGTTTCGAACATCGTGTTGTTTTCCAG GAATCAGGGACAAATTTCTTATTACCATCCCCAATAGCTTCATCAAATGAAATTGTCACGGTCTGGGACCCGGAAGTGGGAAAGATAAATCCATCAGAGAACAAGCAACTAAAACTTGCTAGGAGTTTAACACGTGGTATCATTGACAGGGATCTCAAACCAAGCTCCAACGAAAGAAA GTCGATACATTGGATTTTGAAATACCCACCAACAAGGACTTTGAGTGGCGATGAGAGGCAGCTCCTCTGGAAATTTCGTTTCTCATTGATGTCAGAGAAGAGGGCCCTCACAAAGTTCCTTAGATGTGTTGAATGGAGTGATGTTCAG GAAGCAAAACAAGCGTTAGAACTGATGGGCAAATGGAGCATGATTGATGTCTGCGATGCATTAGAGCTGCTATCTCCTGTTTTTGAAAGTGAAGAG GTTCGTGCATATGCTGTCAGTGTTCTTGAAAGAGCTGACGATGAAGAGCTCCAGTGTTACTTACTTCAACTGGTTCAGGCTCTTCGATTTGAGCGCTCTGATAAATCTCGCCTTTCTCATTTCCTTGTGCAACGTG CATTACGAAACATTGAGTTGGCTAGCTTTCTACGCTGGTATGTTGCTGTAGAACTTCATGATCCAGCATATGCCAAACGGTTTTACTGTACCTACGAAATTCTGGAAGAGAATATGATGAAG TTGCCAGCTGGTGTGCAAGGAGATGAAGATGGATTTAAACTGTGGCAAAGTTTGGTGCGCCAGACAGAATTGACTGCACAGTTGTGTTCAATAATGAGAGATGTAAGAAACGTACGCGGCAATACCCAGAAGAAGATTGAAAAGCTTAGACAACTACTTTCTGGTCTTCTTAGTGAACTTACGTATTTTGAAGAG CCAATAAGATCACCACTGGCTCCAGGAGTCCTCATCACTGGGATCGTGCCATCTGAGTCATCAATATTCAAAAGTGCACTGCATCCTTTGCGTTTGACTTTCCGAGCAGCAAATGGGGGAAGTTGCAAAATTATCTTTAAGAAGGGGGATGATATCCGCCAAGACCAATTA GTTGTTCAAATGGTATATCTCATGGATCGATTGCTGAAATTGGAAAATCTTGATCTGCACTTAACTCCTTATAGAGTTCTTGCGACTGGGCAAGATGAAGGAATGCTGGAGTTCATACCATCCCGCTCATTAGCACAG ATTCTCTCAGAGCATAGAAGCATTACAAGCTACCTGCAGAAATTTCATCCAGATGAGCATGGACCGTTTGGTATTACTGCTACCTGTCTGGAAACATTTATAAAAAGCTGTGCTGGCTATTCTGTTATCACATATATACTGGGCATTGGAGACAG GCATCTTGATAACCTTCTCCTTGTGGACGATGGACGTCTTTTCCATGTTGATTTTGGCTTCATTCTGGGTCGTGATCCAAAGCCATTTCCACCGCCAATGAAGCTTTGCAAAGAAATGGTTGAGGCTATGGGTGGAGCTGAAAG CCAGTACTATACAAGGTTCAAATCCTACTGTTGCGAAGCATACAACATCATTAGGAAATCCAGTAACCTAATCTTGAACCTGTTTCACCTAATGGCGGGTTCCAACATTCCTGACATAGCTTCGGATCCTGAAAAAGGCATCCTCAAG CTCCAGGAGAAGTTCCGGTTGGACTTGGACGATGAAGCTTGCATACATTTCTTCCAGGACTTGATCAATGAGAGTGTCAGCGCATTGTTTCCTCAAATGGTTGAGACCATTCATCGGTGGGCTCAATACTGGCGCTGA
- the LOC137737060 gene encoding ADP-ribosylation factor 2 isoform X1 — protein MGLTFTKLFSRLFAKKEMRILMVGLDAAGKTTILYKLKLGEIVTTIPTIGFNVETVEYKNISFTVWDVGGQDKIRPLWRHYFQNTQGLIFVVDSNDRDRVVEARDELHRMLNEDELRDAVLLVFANKQDLPNAMNAAEITDKLGLHSLRQRHWYIQSTCATSGEGLYEGLDWLSNNIANKVN, from the exons ATGGGGCTTACATTCACGAAGCTTTTCAGCCGGCTCTTTGCCAAGAAGGAGATGCGAATTCTGATGGTTGGTCTTGATGCCGCCGGTAAGACCACCATCCTCTACAAGCTCAAGCTTGGTGAGATCGTCACAACCATTCCCACCATCG GGTTTAATGTGGAGACCGTGGAGTACAAGAACATCAGCTTCACTGTCTGGGATGTCGGGGGTCAGGACAAG ATCCGACCATTGTGGAGGCACTACTTCCAAAACACACAGGGTCTTATCTTTGTTGTGGACAGCAATGACAGAGACCGTGTTGTTGAGGCAAGGGACGAATTGCATAGGATGTTGAATGAG GATGAACTGCGTGATGCTGTGTTGCTCGTATTTGCTAACAAACAAGATCTTCCCAATGCAATGAATGCTGCTGAAATCACTGATAAGCTTGGCCTGCACTCTCTGAGACAGCGTCACTG GTACATTCAGAGCACCTGTGCAACCTCTGGGGAGGGTCTATATGAGGGGCTCGATTGGCTCTCCAACAACATTGCTAACAAGGTAAACTAG
- the LOC137737060 gene encoding ADP-ribosylation factor 2 isoform X2, whose protein sequence is MGLTFTKLFSRLFAKKEMRILMVGLDAAGKTTILYKLKLGEIVTTIPTIGFNVETVEYKNISFTVWDVGGQDKIRPLWRHYFQNTQGLIFVVDSNDRDRVVEARDELHRMLNEDELRDAVLLVFANKQDLPNAMNAAEITDKLGLHSLRQRHWYIQSTCATSGEGLYEGLDWLSNNIANKA, encoded by the exons ATGGGGCTTACATTCACGAAGCTTTTCAGCCGGCTCTTTGCCAAGAAGGAGATGCGAATTCTGATGGTTGGTCTTGATGCCGCCGGTAAGACCACCATCCTCTACAAGCTCAAGCTTGGTGAGATCGTCACAACCATTCCCACCATCG GGTTTAATGTGGAGACCGTGGAGTACAAGAACATCAGCTTCACTGTCTGGGATGTCGGGGGTCAGGACAAG ATCCGACCATTGTGGAGGCACTACTTCCAAAACACACAGGGTCTTATCTTTGTTGTGGACAGCAATGACAGAGACCGTGTTGTTGAGGCAAGGGACGAATTGCATAGGATGTTGAATGAG GATGAACTGCGTGATGCTGTGTTGCTCGTATTTGCTAACAAACAAGATCTTCCCAATGCAATGAATGCTGCTGAAATCACTGATAAGCTTGGCCTGCACTCTCTGAGACAGCGTCACTG GTACATTCAGAGCACCTGTGCAACCTCTGGGGAGGGTCTATATGAGGGGCTCGATTGGCTCTCCAACAACATTGCTAACAAG GCGTGA
- the LOC137737774 gene encoding galactinol synthase 1-like, whose translation MAPREVPADVLQATSNRTTTGYSKRAFVTFLAGNADYVKGVVGLAKGLRKVKSEYSLVVAILPDVPEEHREILRSQGCIVQEIEPIYPPENQIKFAMAYYVINYSKLRIWNFEGYSKMIYLDADIQVYENIDHLFDTPNGYFYAVMDCFCEKTWSHAPQYKIGYCQQCPDKVSWPADMGSPPPLYFNAGMFVFEPSRLTYNSLLQTLQVVPPTPFAEQDFLNMFFQKTYKPIPNIYNLVLANLWRHPENVHLDQVNVVHYCAAGSKPWRYTGKEANMDREDIKVLVAKWWEIYNDESLDFKAENPVTAEEETFSKPLSIMASMPEPTIPYRPAPSAA comes from the exons ATGGCACCCCGAGAAGTTCCAGCCGATGTGTTGCAAGCAACCAGCAACCGTACTACTACAGGCTACTCCAAGAGGGCCTTTGTGACATTTTTAGCCGGTAATGCTGATTATGTCAAAGGGGTTGTGGGTTTGGCTAAGGGCCTACGCAAAGTGAAGAGTGAATACTCTCTTGTGGTTGCAATATTGCCGGACGTGCCGGAGGAGCACCGTGAGATTTTGCGGTCTCAGGGCTGTATTGTCCAGGAGATCGAACCTATTTATCCTCCTGAGAACCAGATCAAGTTTGCAATGGCCTACTATGTCATCAACTACTCGAAGCTCCGTATTTGGAAT TTTGAGGGGTACAGCAAAATGATATATTTGGATGCGGATATCCAAGTGTATGAGAACATAGATCACCTGTTTGACACGCCTAATGGCTACTTCTACGCTGTGATGGACTGCTTCTGTGAGAAAACATGGAGTCACGCACCTCAATACAAAATTGGGTATTGCCAGCAGTGCCCTGACAAGGTTTCATGGCCTGCGGACATGGGCTCTCCTCCTCCACTGTATTTCAACGCCGGAATGTTTGTGTTCGAGCCTAGCCGCTTGACTTACAACAGCCTTCTTCAGACACTGCAAGTTGTCCCACCCACCCCTTTTGCAGA acaGGATTTCTTGAACATGTTCTTCCAAAAGACTTACAAACCCATACCAAATATATACAACCTAGTTCTAGCCAATCTTTGGCGCCACCCAGAGAACGTGCACCTTGATCAAGTAAACGTGGTTCACTACTGTGCTGCA GGATCGAAACCATGGAGGTATACTGGCAAGGAAGCTAACATGGACAGAGAGGATATCAAGGTCTTAGTGGCCAAATGGTGGGAAATTTACAACGACGAGTCCCTGGATTTCAAGGCTGAAAACCCAGTAACTGCGGAGGAAGAAACTTTCTCAAAGCCGCTGTCGATCATGGCTTCCATGCCGGAGCCAACCATTCCATACCGTCCTGCTCCATCTGCTGCATGA
- the LOC137736286 gene encoding pantothenate kinase 1-like, with amino-acid sequence MEIGNTKFTEISKPTNLEAQISHLALDIGGSLIKLVYFSKNSADSSSSSNESLPASNGDRGRHVLEGKLHFAKFETEKINDCIDFIRSKQLLHTGPQQHGASGSAKCIIKATGGGAYKFPDLFKEKLGISLDKADEMDCIVAGSNFLLKAVHPEAFTYMDGQKEFVKIDHDDLYPYLLVNIGSGVSMIKVDGPGKFERVSGTNVGGGTFWGLGKLLTKCKNFDELLELSHQGNNRVIDMLVGDIYGGMDYTKIGLISTAIASSFGKVISDDKELKDYKSEDISRSLLRMISNNIGQISYLNALRFGLKRIIFAGFFIRGHADTMDTIAVAVHFWQA; translated from the exons ATGGAAATTGGGAACACTAAGTTTACAGAGATTTCAAAACCCACCAATTTGGAAGCTCAAATTTCCCACCTTGCTCTCGATATTGGAG GTTCTCTGATAAAGTTGGTGTATTTCTCAAAGAACAGTGCcgactcttcttcttcttcgaatgAGAGTTTACCAGCTTCTAATGGCGATAGAGGGCGCCATGTTCTTGAAGGGAAGCTCCATTTTGCAAAGTTTGAAACTGAGAAAATCAATGACTGCATAGACTTCATTCGGTCCAAGCAACTTCTCCATACTG GCCCCCAACAACACGGAGCTTCTGGGAGCGCAAAGTGCATTATCAAG GCCACAGGCGGTGGGGCATACAAGTTCCCAGATCTCTTCAAAGAAAAGCTTGGGATTTCTCTTGACAAGGCAGATGAAATGGACTGTATTGTGGCCGGATCAAATTTTCTGCTCAAG GCAGTTCACCCCGAAGCATTCACATACATGGATGGTCAAAAGGAATTTGTGAAGATTGACCATGATGATCTATATCCTTATCTGCTTGTCAATATTGGTTCTGGTGTCAGTATGATCAAG GTAGATGGACCTGGTAAGTTTGAGCGAGTAAGTGGAACCAATGTTGGTGGTGGAACCTTTTGGGGTTTGGGGAAGCTTTTAACAAAATGCAAGAA TTTTGACGAGTTGCTCGAGTTAAGTCATCAGGGAAATAATAGAGTGATAGACATGCTTGTCGGGGACATCTACGGTGGAATGGACTATACAAAG ATTGGTCTTATATCAACAGCCATTGCTTCTAGCTTCGGCAAGGTAATTTCTGACGATAAGGAGCTGAAGGATTACAAATCTGAAGATATTTCTCGGTCACTCTTAAGAATGATTTCAAATAATATTGGGCAG ATCTCATACTTGAATGCACTGAGATTTGGGCTCAAGCGAATAATTTTTGCCGGATTTTTTATTCGGGGTCATGCTGATACCATGGACACGATTGCTGTTGCCGTTCATTTCTGGCAAGCCTGA
- the LOC137737542 gene encoding uncharacterized protein produces the protein MGETEVTKTSVDIDKNERNGHLKPKAFNLAFSKALLQVPHKLQNCLKSQLKRLAKDDGVKKVSSVPKKAASLEVDLEKQLQAWRENPSWVDQPPYIKVSVPKGSLCNLGVNVNVGLPPDAVYNIVTDPDNKRVFKNIKEVISRNVLVDEGHRQVVDLEQAAIWKFLWWSGTIAVRVLVDQNRKDHSMKFKQVKTGFMEKFEGYWRVEPLFVDEKTCFPFKPRTWADYNSCTGGKGRIGSKVSLEQLIQPTIVPPPPISWYLRGITSKTTEMLINDMLAEAARLRGELNPGESNKEIEMSQDGQVLSHVDNVSNIKERWALHRRNAKQCHRRLPPVK, from the exons ATGGGTGAGACAGAGGTGACCAAGACAAGCGTAGACATCGACAAGAACGAGAGAAATGGGCACCTCAAGCCCAAGGCCTTTAATCTGGCGTTTTCTAAAGCTTTGTTGCAGGTTCCTCACAAGCTGCAAAATTGCCTAAAG TCGCAGCTCAAGAGACTAGCAAAGGATGATGGCGTGAAAAAGGTGAGCTCTGTTCCTAAAAAGGCTGCATCTTTGGAGGTTGACCTCGAGAAGCAGTTGCAAGCATGGAGAGAAAATCCTTCTTGGGTTGATCAACCACCGTATATAAAG GTCAGTGTACCAAAAGGTTCTCTTTGCAACCTGGGCGTAAACGTCAATGTTGGTTTACCCCCAGACGCAGTTTATAATATTGTAACTGACCCCGACAATAAGagggttttcaaaaatattaag GAAGTGATATCAAGAAACGTTTTGGTTGATGAAGGTCATAGGCAGGTGGTTGATCTGGAGCAGGCAGCTATATGGAAGTTTCTTTGGTGGTCAGGGACCATTGCGGTTCGTGTTTTAGTagatcaaaacagaaaagaccACTCA ATGAAGTTCAAGCAAGTCAAAACAGGGTTTATGGAGAAATTTGAAGGCTACTGGAGAGTCGAACCTCTTTTTGTCGATGAAAAAACCTGCTTTCCGTTTAAACCCAGGACATGGGCAGATTATAATTCTTGCACAGGAGGCAAAGGAAGGATTGGTTCAAAGGTGAGCTTGGAGCAACTGATCCAACCAACTATAGTTCCACCTCCACCGATTTCATGGTACCTAAGGGGAATCACCAGCAAGACTACTGAGATGCTGATAAACGACATGCTTGCTGAAGCTGCCAGATTACGAGGAGAATTAAATCCTGGAGAGTCTAATAAAGAGATTGAAATGTCTCAGGATGGGCAAGTACTTAGTCATGTTGATAATGTATCTAACATCAAAGAAAGATGGGCCCTTCATAGGAGGAACGCAAAGCAATGCCATCGGAGGCTACCGCCTGTCAAATGA